A window from Triticum aestivum cultivar Chinese Spring chromosome 6D, IWGSC CS RefSeq v2.1, whole genome shotgun sequence encodes these proteins:
- the LOC123143351 gene encoding uncharacterized protein gives MLRLRSCILTHLLSSPATHPAPSLHRLLSAAAPAVSQSPRFAVEDYLVDTCGLTRAQALKASTKLSHLKSPTNPGAVLAFLAGLGLSSADIAALVARDPQFLCAGVERTLSPVLARLTGLGLSRSEIARVASLAPRSFRSRSIVSGLEYYIPLFGSSESLLRGLKKFKYFLRSDLERVVKPNIELLRECGLGTSDIAKLCLAVPWLLSAKPERVQVMVACAERLGVPRGSGMFRHALKAVESLSEEKLAAKVEYIRNTFRWSDAEVGIALSKAPLMLTKSNQTLQSKSEFLISEMGMEPAYLAHRSVMLCFSLEGRVKPRCYVIKFLKANGLLDRHWTYLTIVTVAEKEFLEKFICPHKEAAPNLAEDYNAACRGEVPADFRFT, from the coding sequence ATGCTCCGCCTCCGGAGCTGCATCCTCACCCATCTCCTCTCTTCGCCCGCCACCCATCCCGCCCcctctctccaccgcctcctctccGCCGCTGCGCCCGCCGTCTCCCAAAGCCCCCGATTCGCGGTCGAGGACTACCTCGTCGACACCTGCGGCCTCACCCGAGCGCAGGCCCTCAAGGCCTCCACCAAGCTCTCCCATCTCAAATCGCCCACGAACCCCGGCGCCGtcctcgccttcctcgccggcctcggcctATCCAGTGCCGACATCGCCGCACTCGTGGCTCGTGACCCGCAGTTCCTCTGCGCCGGCGTCGAGAGAACCCTGTCTCCCGTCCTCGCCAGGCTCACCGGCCTCGGCCTATCGCGCTCTGAGATCGCGCGCGTCGCCTCGCTCGCACCCCGCAGCTTCCGCTCCAGATCTATCGTTTCCGGGCTGGAGTACTACATCCCCCTCTTTGGCTCCTCCGAGAGCCTTCTCCGGGGGCTCAAGAAATTCAAGTACTTTCTCAGGTCCGATCTAGAGAGGGTGGTCAAGCCCAATATTGAGTTACTGCGGGAGTGCGGGCTAGGCACTTCCGATATTGCCAAGCTCTGCCTCGCTGTGCCATGGCTGCTCAGCGCCAAGCCGGAGCGCGTCCAGGTGATGGTGGCGTGCGCGGAACGTCTCGGTGTGCCCCGTGGATCGGGGATGTTCAGGCACGCGTTGAAGGCTGTTGAATCCCTCAGTGAGGAGAAGCTCGCCGCCAAAGTGGAGTACATAAGGAACACGTTCAGGTGGTCGGATGCTGAGGTGGGCATTGCTCTTTCTAAGGCCCCACTGATGCTGACCAAATCCAATCAGACACTGCAGAGCAAGTCGGAGTTTCTTATATCTGAGATGGGGATGGAACCGGCGTACCTTGCTCATCGGTCGGTAATGCTCTGCTTTAGCCTGGAGGGCCGAGTCAAGCCACGGTGCTATGTTATAAAGTTTCTTAAGGCAAATGGATTGCTAGATCGCCACTGGACCTACTTGACAATTGTCACGGTGGCTGAGaaggaatttttggagaagttcaTATGTCCTCACAAGGAAGCTGCACCGAACCTTGCTGAAGATTATAATGCCGCATGCAGAGGGGAAGTGCCAGCTGATTTCAGATTTACATGA
- the LOC123143353 gene encoding increased rDNA silencing protein 4: protein MLETIHGRVSCCEKLPSSGRAPMLPEEALSCSPARASCGFFARAGSKGRALQLEELQADYLLWLSGVTHATREGSRHGTTPPPWSSPRLRPTTSPSASWSSASIRPLDPRAEQPYPPPRPPTKSRLLPVMRSGGGRPRGAPIHPPPWSSPCLRAGTSPSASIRPPRRPDHQPSAASCLSCGCRSNNKNCRVLYVKTNRFFGLAT from the exons ATGCTGGAGACGATACACGGCAGGGTGTCTTGCTGTGAGAAGCTTCCGTCGTCGGGGCGCGCTCCGATGCTGCCGGAGGAGGCGCTGTCGTGCTCGCCTGCGCGCGCAAGCTGCGGGTTTTTTGCACGAGCTGGCTCCAAGGGCCGGGCGCTACAACTTGAGGAGCTCCAAGCCGACTACCTGTTGTGGCTCTCCGGAGTTACTCATGCGACGCG GGAAGGAAGTCGCCATGGAACAaccccgccgccttggagctcgccccgcctccggccCACCACCTCTCCGTCGGCCTCGTGGTCCTCCGCCTCGATCCGTCCGCTGGATCCACGCGCGGAGCAGCCGTATCCGCCGCCCAGACCACCAACCAAGAGTCGCCTCTTGCCTGTCATGCGGTCGGGAGGAGGACGACCGAGAGGAGCGCCCATTCatccgccgccttggagctcgccctGCCTTCGGGCCGGCACCTCTCCGTCGGCTTCGATCCGTCCGCCCCGCCGCCCAGACCACCAACCAAGCGCCGCCTCTTGCCTGTCCTGTGGTTGCAGGTCAAATAATAAAAACTGCAGGGTCCTTTATGTAAAAACGAATCGTTTTTTCGGATTAGCCACTTAA